Within Amycolatopsis sp. FDAARGOS 1241, the genomic segment CTGTAGAGGTGCAGGTACCACTCGCCGTCGGGGACACGCGTCCAGGCGGAGCCGCCGAAGCGGGACTTCCAGTTGTTCGGCGGCTCGGCGCCGTCGGGGCCGCGTCCGGGCCGGAACCAGAACCGTTGCCGCTCAACCGATCCCGGGCCGGCTTCGAGCGCGGCCCGGAACCACGGGTGCTCGTCGGAGCAGTGGTTGGGCACGATGTCGATGATCACGCGGATGCCGCGTTCGTGCGCCTGGGCGATGAGTCCTTCTGCTTCGGCGAGCGTGCCGAAGAGCGGTTCGATGTCGCGGAAGTCGGCGACGTCGTAGCCGCCGTCGTCCATCGGCGACGGGTACCACGGGGTGAACCAGATGGCGTCGATGCCCAGGTCGGCCAGGTGGTCCAGGCGGGACCGAACGCCGGCGAGGTCGCCGACTCCGTCGCCGTTGCCGTCCGCGAAGCTGCGGATGTACACCTGGTAGATCGCCGCGCTGCGCCACCAGGTCGAGCCGTCGGTGGTGGACAGTTGCCCCGAAGCGGTCACTCTGTAACCCTCCCATGTGGCTTGAAGAACTCAGTGGACACGCGCGTGCTCAGCCCTTGATCGAACCGGCGGTGAGCCCGGCGAGGATCTGCCGCTGGAACACGAGGAACAGCACGATCATCGGCACGCTCGCCAGCACCATGCCCGCCACGAGCAGGTTGAGCGGCATGTCGATGGCGACGCGCTGCAGCATCACGCTCAGCGTCTGCTTGCCCGTGTCCGGGAACACCAGCAGCGGCCAGATGAAGTCCTTCCACGCGGCCACGACGGTGAGGATCGAGACCACGGCGAGGATCGGCCGCGAGATCGGCAGGATGATCTTCCACAGCGTGCGCACCGGACCGGCGCCGTCGAGGCGCGCGGCTTCGATGAGCTCGTCGGGGATCTGGTCGAAGAACCGTTTGAGCAGGTAGATGTTGAACGCGTTCGCGGCGGCGGGCAGCCAGATCGCGGTCGGTGAGTTGATCAGGTTCAGGTGCAGCAGCGGCAGGTCCGTCACGGTCACATACGTCGGCACCAGCAGCGCCGCTGCCGGCAGCATGAGCGT encodes:
- a CDS encoding carbohydrate ABC transporter permease encodes the protein MTISLPRKEKRAAQPAGRTLVSPSQLRTPGGKTVYVVVFAGTFVLFTLAFLFPLYWAVTGAMKSPAELAQTPATIVPREWHPESFTEAWDQMDLGKYFLNTVVVAGGAWLVQLAVDVPAAFALSKLRPKFGNVVLGLMLVTLMLPAAALLVPTYVTVTDLPLLHLNLINSPTAIWLPAAANAFNIYLLKRFFDQIPDELIEAARLDGAGPVRTLWKIILPISRPILAVVSILTVVAAWKDFIWPLLVFPDTGKQTLSVMLQRVAIDMPLNLLVAGMVLASVPMIVLFLVFQRQILAGLTAGSIKG